One region of Natronorubrum aibiense genomic DNA includes:
- a CDS encoding DUF7282 domain-containing protein encodes MSSRGAIAVVLVVALLMTSAMALPMLGGGFVPTDDGNDERTHDTAGESPESADGSQTELGSSSDSVASDLELVSMESTVETDATSGTQGSLSIQQEDAVEAGVDEGIELAQSQGVEVTQEQRAAALEGARESVIQHQQADVGQVQEATTGAVHGSLMQAQQVEAEQVQYAVSGATDGALAQSQTVSASQMQSATWGAAHGAIAQEQRVTVEQIQVAARGGAAGAASEAGDKDITHAPKIQEAAQGASYGVLEQYQKITAEQRQQITLDHVQNAAAGASAGALEGSSETVLEQEQRIEVGQYQRATVKQIQKAATGAAKGALVQHQEVSVEQTQAAARGASKGALIQVQSISIEQVQRISITQIQEASFGAAKGAISQSQEASVEQIQAAADGAAGGVLVQYQEISITQIQSAAVGAAQGAVGTAIQSQTVEIEQIQAAAFGAGQGAVIQRQVVDVTQVQVLAAGSASGVLEQSQEATVEQLQLAASSAGQETARVVQYQQISITQLQVLTSDAAADATAYAVEEGVDDDAATADLSQFLEADLEQRVEEIDALEGQATVSFTDQERDDDAVVIDTVDLSEGGFVALYDDGTVDPAAVVGASAYLEPGSHSDVEIDLEDPLEGEQSLVAVVHHDTTGDETFQYAETDGAEDEPYVAPGGGPILDTALVTGGAVDGVEESEGTDEPEESADDDEPDATLEVSDQEGDGETLVVDEASADVEFTVTATADDTIVESDTFEAEETITDLELPLEPPLEDSTTVDVSVIGPDGDELATESLEYTLADEEGAEPVDDTNETDEEGAEPVDDTNETDEEGAELATLEVADQTGDGETLTVDEATASVDYALTVTDEDGEQLVESEPFERNETASAVDLDLKPPLETDSTLEVAVVSLAELDDQQVLENETVEYTLEDEPTAFDVEFTDCSQAEVTGSFEDGETVIVATGFYESGGFGNTMGEYAITIGEDVDAPFEGTITYETGDEFTVTETDDGATVTVPEGDFGAAITGVASPDATPGEIDYPNPDAEACLEDVRPELPELSVEETTPTEDGIEVTFGYENPNDAALLVDSEFVEGATADEPVDELEPGQNTFSVEWTPESDDERLVWAVDMTRYDYDADAVDPATTATAGEIVPSEPAEFAVSITETTDSVEQGTLLEVAIEVENVGGEAGTQEIELAVGDTVVDAATVSLEPGAAETLTLTADTAALEPGEYPVTVSSETELVETTVTIESVDEPDPPTEDGPTEDGPTEDPFDEGPTDEPPDDGPTEDPFDEDQSDDPFDEGPFDDPFAGQSASSPVPGSPGSVGVTIARTAG; translated from the coding sequence ATGAGCAGTCGGGGTGCGATCGCCGTGGTGCTCGTCGTTGCGCTGTTGATGACGAGTGCGATGGCACTGCCCATGCTCGGTGGTGGGTTCGTTCCGACCGATGATGGCAATGACGAGCGTACGCACGACACGGCCGGCGAATCGCCAGAGTCGGCGGACGGCTCACAGACCGAACTCGGCTCCAGTTCCGACAGCGTTGCCAGCGACCTCGAACTGGTGTCGATGGAGTCAACGGTGGAGACAGACGCCACCAGCGGCACCCAGGGGTCGCTGTCGATCCAACAAGAAGACGCTGTCGAGGCCGGCGTCGATGAGGGCATCGAACTGGCCCAATCGCAGGGTGTCGAAGTAACGCAAGAGCAACGAGCGGCGGCGCTCGAGGGCGCACGTGAGTCGGTCATCCAGCATCAGCAAGCCGACGTCGGGCAGGTTCAGGAGGCGACGACGGGGGCTGTCCACGGCTCGCTGATGCAAGCCCAGCAGGTCGAAGCCGAACAGGTTCAGTACGCCGTCAGCGGGGCGACCGACGGCGCGCTCGCTCAATCCCAGACGGTCTCGGCGAGCCAGATGCAGAGTGCGACGTGGGGGGCCGCACACGGCGCGATTGCTCAGGAACAGCGCGTGACCGTCGAGCAGATTCAGGTCGCAGCCCGCGGCGGGGCCGCCGGAGCGGCGAGCGAGGCCGGGGATAAAGACATCACCCACGCGCCGAAGATCCAGGAAGCCGCACAGGGCGCATCCTACGGCGTGCTCGAGCAGTACCAGAAGATTACGGCTGAACAGCGCCAGCAGATCACTCTGGATCATGTCCAAAACGCGGCCGCGGGTGCATCCGCGGGCGCGCTCGAGGGGAGCAGCGAGACCGTCCTCGAGCAAGAACAGCGTATCGAGGTCGGACAGTACCAGCGGGCGACGGTCAAACAGATCCAGAAGGCCGCGACCGGGGCTGCGAAGGGAGCGCTGGTCCAGCATCAGGAAGTCTCGGTCGAGCAGACACAGGCCGCCGCACGCGGAGCGAGCAAAGGGGCGTTGATACAGGTCCAGTCGATCAGTATCGAACAGGTCCAACGGATCTCGATCACGCAGATTCAGGAGGCATCCTTCGGCGCGGCCAAGGGAGCAATCAGCCAGAGTCAGGAGGCATCGGTCGAGCAGATTCAGGCCGCTGCTGACGGGGCTGCCGGCGGGGTGCTCGTCCAGTACCAGGAAATTTCGATCACACAGATCCAGTCCGCCGCTGTCGGTGCCGCACAGGGCGCGGTTGGGACGGCGATCCAGTCGCAGACCGTCGAAATCGAACAGATTCAGGCCGCTGCGTTCGGTGCGGGTCAGGGTGCCGTGATCCAGCGGCAGGTCGTCGACGTGACGCAAGTTCAGGTGCTTGCCGCGGGCAGCGCAAGCGGCGTGCTGGAACAATCCCAGGAAGCGACCGTCGAACAGCTCCAGCTCGCAGCCAGCAGTGCCGGTCAGGAGACGGCCCGAGTGGTACAGTACCAGCAGATCAGCATCACGCAGTTGCAGGTACTCACGTCGGACGCCGCAGCCGACGCCACGGCGTACGCGGTCGAGGAAGGGGTCGACGACGACGCGGCGACTGCCGACCTCAGCCAGTTCCTCGAGGCCGACCTCGAGCAACGCGTCGAGGAGATCGACGCCCTCGAGGGCCAAGCGACGGTCTCGTTCACCGACCAGGAGCGCGACGACGACGCGGTCGTCATCGACACTGTCGACCTCTCAGAAGGCGGCTTCGTGGCGCTCTACGACGACGGCACCGTCGATCCGGCTGCTGTGGTCGGCGCGTCTGCGTACCTCGAACCCGGATCGCACAGCGACGTCGAGATCGATCTCGAGGACCCACTCGAGGGCGAGCAATCGCTCGTCGCAGTGGTCCACCACGACACGACCGGCGACGAGACGTTCCAGTACGCGGAGACGGACGGCGCGGAGGACGAGCCGTACGTCGCTCCCGGCGGCGGTCCGATCCTCGATACGGCGCTGGTGACCGGTGGTGCGGTCGACGGCGTCGAGGAATCCGAGGGAACTGACGAGCCCGAGGAATCGGCGGACGACGACGAGCCGGACGCGACCCTCGAGGTGAGCGATCAGGAGGGTGATGGCGAGACGCTCGTCGTCGACGAGGCGAGCGCCGACGTCGAGTTCACTGTCACGGCCACCGCCGACGACACGATCGTCGAGAGTGATACGTTCGAGGCCGAGGAGACGATCACTGATCTGGAACTCCCCCTCGAGCCGCCGCTCGAGGACTCCACGACCGTCGACGTCTCCGTTATCGGTCCCGACGGTGACGAACTCGCGACCGAATCCCTCGAGTACACGCTCGCGGACGAGGAGGGAGCGGAGCCAGTCGATGACACGAACGAGACGGACGAGGAGGGAGCGGAGCCAGTCGATGACACGAACGAGACGGACGAGGAGGGAGCGGAACTCGCCACGCTCGAGGTGGCCGATCAGACGGGCGACGGCGAAACGCTCACCGTCGACGAGGCGACTGCGTCGGTCGATTACGCGCTCACCGTCACCGACGAGGACGGCGAGCAACTCGTAGAGAGCGAGCCGTTCGAGCGAAACGAGACCGCGTCGGCCGTCGATCTCGACCTCAAGCCGCCACTCGAGACCGATTCGACGCTCGAGGTGGCCGTGGTGTCACTCGCGGAGCTAGACGATCAACAGGTCCTCGAGAACGAGACCGTCGAGTACACGCTCGAGGACGAGCCGACAGCGTTCGACGTCGAGTTTACCGACTGCTCGCAAGCCGAGGTGACGGGCTCGTTCGAGGACGGAGAGACGGTCATCGTCGCCACCGGGTTCTACGAGTCGGGCGGCTTCGGCAACACGATGGGCGAGTACGCGATCACGATCGGCGAGGACGTCGACGCGCCGTTCGAGGGAACGATCACGTACGAGACCGGCGACGAGTTCACCGTCACCGAGACCGACGACGGTGCGACCGTTACCGTTCCCGAGGGCGACTTTGGTGCCGCAATCACCGGTGTCGCCTCGCCCGACGCGACGCCGGGCGAGATTGACTACCCGAACCCCGACGCAGAGGCGTGTCTCGAGGACGTCCGCCCCGAACTCCCCGAACTCAGCGTCGAGGAGACGACGCCGACCGAGGACGGCATCGAGGTCACTTTCGGCTACGAGAACCCGAACGACGCGGCCCTGCTCGTCGACAGCGAGTTCGTTGAGGGGGCGACCGCGGACGAGCCAGTCGACGAACTCGAGCCCGGACAGAACACGTTCTCCGTCGAGTGGACGCCTGAAAGCGACGACGAGCGGCTCGTCTGGGCGGTCGACATGACCAGATACGACTACGACGCGGACGCCGTCGACCCCGCGACGACCGCGACGGCCGGCGAGATCGTGCCGAGCGAACCGGCCGAGTTCGCCGTCTCAATCACGGAGACGACCGATTCCGTCGAACAGGGAACGCTGCTCGAGGTCGCCATCGAGGTCGAGAACGTCGGCGGCGAGGCGGGTACCCAGGAGATCGAACTCGCCGTCGGCGACACTGTCGTCGATGCCGCGACGGTCTCGCTCGAGCCCGGCGCGGCGGAGACGCTGACGCTCACCGCGGACACCGCCGCACTCGAGCCCGGCGAGTACCCGGTTACTGTCTCGAGCGAGACCGAACTCGTCGAGACGACGGTGACGATCGAGTCGGTCGATGAGCCGGACCCGCCGACGGAAGACGGGCCGACGGAAGACGGACCGACGGAGGATCCGTTCGATGAGGGGCCGACCGACGAGCCACCGGATGACGGACCGACGGAGGATCCGTTCGATGAAGACCAATCTGATGATCCGTTCGACGAGGGACCGTTTGACGATCCATTCGCCGGGCAGTCGGCATCCTCACCCGTTCCCGGTAGTCCGGGCTCGGTCGGTGTTACGATAGCCCGGACTGCGGGATAG
- a CDS encoding DUF7545 family protein, whose product MSDDVETTTVSISTDDDTTDEVTIPSGLIDLVAEGDQTEAETIGDVALLSFASRAHHLVHHGQGANEELEAQEARIMDLFEERFGVTYGEATGHQH is encoded by the coding sequence ATGAGCGATGACGTCGAAACCACGACCGTCTCGATCAGCACCGACGATGACACGACCGACGAAGTGACGATTCCGTCCGGACTCATCGATCTCGTCGCGGAGGGCGACCAGACCGAGGCCGAGACGATCGGCGACGTCGCGCTGCTGTCGTTCGCCAGCCGCGCCCACCATCTCGTCCACCACGGACAGGGCGCAAACGAGGAGCTCGAGGCCCAGGAAGCCCGTATCATGGACCTGTTCGAGGAACGGTTCGGCGTCACCTACGGCGAAGCGACCGGTCACCAGCACTGA
- a CDS encoding gamma carbonic anhydrase family protein translates to MSIFKTVPETDADMLRSFDGTEPQVADSAYVDEAAVVIGDVVIEADASVWPNTTLRGDHGQIVVGEGANVQDNAVLHEDAVLEPYSTVGHSAIVHDATVAERALVGMNAVVLDGSHVGEGAVVAAGSVVTEDTEIPPSTLVAGTPAEVKTEIDDPHLGATADRYVELSTKHAETSDRLE, encoded by the coding sequence ATGAGCATCTTCAAGACAGTTCCCGAAACAGATGCTGACATGTTACGTTCGTTCGACGGAACGGAACCACAGGTTGCTGACTCGGCGTACGTCGACGAGGCGGCGGTCGTGATTGGCGACGTCGTCATTGAGGCGGACGCCAGCGTCTGGCCGAACACGACCCTTCGAGGCGACCACGGCCAGATCGTCGTCGGCGAAGGCGCAAACGTCCAGGACAACGCCGTCCTCCACGAAGACGCAGTCCTCGAGCCGTACTCGACGGTCGGCCACAGCGCCATCGTCCACGACGCGACTGTCGCTGAGCGCGCGCTCGTCGGGATGAACGCCGTGGTCCTCGACGGAAGCCACGTCGGCGAGGGCGCGGTTGTCGCGGCCGGCAGCGTCGTCACCGAAGACACCGAGATCCCGCCGTCGACGCTCGTCGCTGGAACACCCGCCGAAGTGAAAACTGAGATCGACGACCCGCATCTCGGGGCGACGGCCGATCGCTACGTCGAACTGTCGACGAAACACGCAGAGACGTCCGACCGACTCGAGTAA
- a CDS encoding DUF5799 family protein, translating into MSDNSWTDRIVGARMTVDQSFSTRIADSEFSNQQWSLIMTATEFEMEHADDPDRARIVANTDSVEQIIPELDNMPTGMGAMGGQGAGQQGGSSSGGLFGSIKGALGLGGGDDGDGDAEKLRAAERLTQEYAEELQAHLESEGRWESVRKAAAVDG; encoded by the coding sequence ATGAGCGACAACTCGTGGACGGACCGGATCGTCGGCGCGCGAATGACCGTCGATCAGTCGTTTTCGACGCGGATCGCGGACTCGGAGTTTTCGAACCAGCAGTGGAGTCTGATCATGACCGCTACGGAGTTCGAGATGGAACATGCCGACGACCCCGACCGCGCACGGATCGTCGCCAACACCGACAGCGTCGAACAGATCATCCCCGAACTCGACAACATGCCGACTGGAATGGGCGCGATGGGTGGGCAGGGAGCCGGCCAGCAAGGTGGGTCCTCGAGCGGCGGCCTCTTCGGCTCGATCAAGGGCGCGCTCGGGCTGGGCGGTGGCGACGACGGCGACGGCGACGCCGAGAAACTGCGGGCCGCCGAACGGCTCACCCAAGAGTACGCCGAGGAGTTGCAGGCTCACCTCGAGTCGGAAGGGCGCTGGGAGTCGGTCCGAAAGGCGGCAGCCGTCGACGGGTAG
- a CDS encoding biotin transporter BioY: MATEHNSVALVDGDVVRQFARAALLAALLGAAAPVSIPIPLSAAPPITLQVLFVFLAGLVLGPVWGPISLLLYLAAGAIGLPVFSGMSAGLGVLVGNTAGYLWSYPLAAGLIGLVIHRDTELRDPAAVSLPVVIVALVAGTILIYGMGTGYMAWLLEIGAWEAITLGALPFIPGELLKIAAAIAIVKSGRIGPVRS, from the coding sequence ATGGCAACGGAACACAACTCGGTCGCGCTCGTCGACGGCGACGTCGTTCGTCAGTTCGCTCGAGCGGCACTGCTCGCAGCGCTGCTCGGTGCGGCAGCGCCCGTCTCGATCCCGATCCCGCTATCGGCGGCACCACCGATCACCTTACAGGTGCTGTTCGTCTTCCTCGCCGGTCTCGTCCTGGGGCCGGTCTGGGGACCCATCTCGCTGCTCCTCTATCTCGCTGCGGGAGCCATCGGGCTGCCCGTCTTCTCGGGGATGAGTGCGGGACTCGGCGTACTGGTCGGCAACACGGCCGGCTACCTCTGGTCGTACCCGCTCGCCGCCGGCCTGATCGGACTCGTGATCCATCGGGACACCGAGCTTCGAGATCCTGCTGCCGTTTCGCTTCCGGTCGTCATCGTCGCGCTCGTCGCCGGGACGATCCTCATCTACGGCATGGGCACCGGCTACATGGCCTGGCTCCTCGAGATCGGGGCGTGGGAGGCGATCACTCTCGGCGCGCTGCCGTTTATCCCCGGCGAACTGCTCAAGATCGCCGCGGCGATCGCGATCGTCAAAAGCGGCCGCATCGGGCCGGTTCGATCGTGA
- a CDS encoding DUF3006 domain-containing protein — protein MTDFDTAVLDRLVDDEWAVLLLEVDGTVVDERTLAVERLPEDGRHEGAVFDVDLEGETLRELTYRSSETRDRRQAMQERFDRLSERFDEE, from the coding sequence ATGACCGATTTCGACACCGCAGTCCTCGATCGGCTCGTCGACGACGAATGGGCCGTCCTGTTGCTCGAGGTCGACGGGACAGTGGTCGACGAACGCACGCTCGCCGTCGAGCGACTGCCCGAAGACGGCCGCCACGAGGGAGCCGTGTTCGACGTCGACCTCGAGGGCGAGACACTTCGCGAGCTGACGTACCGATCGTCGGAGACGCGAGACCGGCGGCAAGCGATGCAAGAGCGGTTCGACCGACTCTCGGAGCGATTCGACGAAGAGTAA
- a CDS encoding ComEC/Rec2 family competence protein, whose amino-acid sequence MQRRRGVGVVMVAGLLVLSGCLGGAGADEGADTTDIDGQLEVHHIDVGQADSTLLVTPTGETILIDTGDWRADGQEVIDYLETQDIDRIDHLVATHAHADHIGGHAAVIEHFEEHGEGVGAVYDSGVVHTSQTYEGYLDAIEDHEVTLIQVSEGYTLDLEDERVEATVLNPPENESGVGLDANSVALAVEFRSFSYLTTGDVDETAERRLLETHDDGLAADAYQAGHHGSSTSSTLPFLERVDPEIAVISSPLESQYGHPHDEVLESFAERGIETYWTGVHGDVVLTTDGNDVAVTAEREATADPAALLERKHEAQSPDDTSSSSLSPPRVAERPQAGPAATTPWPVVDTAVTPTVDT is encoded by the coding sequence ATGCAACGCCGACGCGGGGTGGGGGTCGTGATGGTGGCAGGGTTGCTCGTTTTATCGGGTTGTCTCGGCGGCGCTGGCGCGGATGAGGGCGCCGATACTACCGATATCGACGGACAACTCGAGGTCCACCACATCGACGTCGGGCAGGCCGATTCGACGCTGCTCGTGACGCCCACTGGGGAGACGATACTGATCGATACGGGCGACTGGCGAGCGGACGGACAGGAAGTCATCGACTACCTCGAGACGCAGGATATCGACCGGATCGACCACCTCGTAGCGACCCACGCTCACGCCGACCACATCGGCGGCCATGCGGCCGTTATCGAGCATTTCGAAGAGCACGGCGAGGGAGTCGGTGCAGTCTACGATTCGGGTGTTGTCCACACGAGCCAGACCTATGAGGGCTATCTCGATGCCATCGAGGACCACGAGGTCACGTTGATTCAGGTTTCCGAGGGATACACACTGGATCTCGAGGACGAGCGCGTCGAGGCGACTGTGTTGAATCCACCTGAAAACGAGTCCGGGGTCGGCCTCGACGCCAACAGCGTCGCCCTCGCTGTCGAGTTCAGGTCGTTCTCCTACCTGACGACGGGCGACGTCGACGAAACGGCCGAACGGCGACTGCTCGAGACACACGACGACGGCCTCGCGGCCGACGCCTATCAGGCCGGCCATCACGGCTCCTCGACGTCGTCGACACTGCCGTTTCTCGAGCGAGTCGACCCCGAGATCGCCGTCATCTCGAGCCCACTCGAATCCCAGTACGGCCACCCCCACGACGAGGTCCTCGAGTCGTTCGCCGAGCGCGGCATCGAAACGTACTGGACCGGCGTCCACGGCGACGTCGTCCTCACGACGGACGGCAACGACGTAGCCGTCACGGCAGAACGCGAGGCGACGGCCGACCCCGCGGCCTTGCTCGAGCGAAAACACGAGGCCCAGTCGCCGGACGACACGTCGAGTTCGTCGCTGTCGCCACCACGAGTAGCCGAGCGACCGCAGGCAGGTCCGGCAGCGACCACACCGTGGCCGGTGGTTGATACGGCAGTCACCCCTACTGTCGACACATGA
- a CDS encoding OsmC family protein — MTKAVTTVSEEGFSSTNEIREFETTIDPNGEEAPDTLEALLAAYGSCYVPALRVGGQQRGADDLGKIEIETSGELNDDDKLESIAFEINVEAEIDDDTADEVVERAFELCKVHDALKDELHAETTVNADAF, encoded by the coding sequence ATGACGAAAGCAGTCACCACCGTCTCCGAAGAGGGGTTCAGTTCGACGAACGAGATCCGCGAGTTCGAGACCACCATCGATCCGAACGGGGAAGAGGCACCCGACACGCTCGAGGCCCTGCTGGCGGCCTACGGCTCCTGTTACGTGCCGGCGCTGCGAGTCGGCGGCCAACAGCGCGGGGCCGACGACCTCGGAAAGATCGAAATCGAGACCAGCGGCGAACTCAACGACGACGACAAACTCGAGTCGATCGCGTTCGAAATCAACGTCGAGGCAGAGATCGACGACGACACCGCCGACGAGGTCGTCGAACGCGCCTTCGAACTCTGTAAGGTCCACGACGCGCTGAAAGACGAACTGCACGCCGAAACGACCGTCAACGCCGACGCCTTCTAA